A portion of the Lolium rigidum isolate FL_2022 chromosome 1, APGP_CSIRO_Lrig_0.1, whole genome shotgun sequence genome contains these proteins:
- the LOC124652008 gene encoding E3 ubiquitin-protein ligase RSL1-like, which produces MAAESCNPDLTGVVDDFYFSALAHARNNTDVAEDDELFPISDEKYAAELQLQEVIMSSAIAAASSARALLPARLAASTSSSAVPFIVIGECSSAGASFSSTSRPNATPTAASALVFCKICMDAVPPSDAHRASSGCAHAFCTACLGGYIGAKIQDRIADVKCPEERCAGVLDPALCQDMLPREVFERWGAALCESMMLGAKRTYCPFKDCSAMMLVDDADDGNVSQSECQVCRRLFCARCGVPWHAGADCAAYRKLGKGDRGKEDMMLLEMAKGKKWKRCPKCQFFVEKTEGCLHITCRCKFEFCYGCGNQWGGTHSSCTTA; this is translated from the exons ATGGCGGCCGAATCTTGCAACCCAGACCTCACCGGCGTCGTCGACGACTTCTACTTCTCAGCCCTCGCCCACGCTCGGAACAACACCGACGTCGCTGAAGACGATGAGCTCTTCCCGATATCCGACGAGAAGTACGCCGCCGAGCTCCAGCTCCAggaggtgatcatgtcatccgccATCGCGGCTGCCTCCTCGGCGCGCGCGCTGCTCCCAGCACGTCTCGCTGCCAGCACCAGCAGTAGCGCAGTCCCCTTCATTGTCATAGGTGAGTGCTCGTCTGCCGGTGCCTCTTTCTCTTCGACCTCTAGGCCCAATGCCACCCCCACGGCGGCCTCGGCGCTCGTGTTTTGCAAGATCTGCATGGACGCCGTGCCTCCGTCGGACGCGCACCGCGCCAGCAGCGGCTGCGCGCACGCCTTCTGCACGGCGTGCCTCGGGGGCTACATCGGCGCCAAGATCCAGGATAGGATCGCCGACGTCAAGTGCCCCGAGGAGCGATGTGCCGGCGTCCTCGACCCGGCGCTCTGTCAGGACATGCTCCCACGGGAGGTCTTCGAGCGCTGGGGCGCCGCGCTCTGCGAATCCATGATGCTCGGCGCCAAGAGGACCTACTGTCCGTTCAAGGACTGCTCGGCGATGATGCTGGTGGACGACGCCGACGATGGTAATGTCTCACAGTCGGAGTGCCAGGTGTGCAGGAGGCTGTTCTGTGCCCGGTGCGGCGTGCCGTGGCACGCTGGCGCCGACTGTGCCGCTTACAGGAAGCTCGGCAAGGGTGACAGAGGCAAGGAGGACATGATGCTGCTGGAGATGGCCAAGGGGAAGAAGTGGAAGAGGTGCCCCAAGTGCCAGTTCTTCGTCGAGAAAACCGAAGGCTGCTTACACATTACCTGCAG GTGTAAATTCGAGTTCTGCTATGGATGCGGCAACCAGTGGGGCGGGACTCATTCTAGCTGCACCACAGCATGA